AATATTGTGGCCCTCATTAGAAGGTGCTGTGGGAGTAAACTGCAAAGCTTGTCCTCACTCCTACTTGTGAACTCTGCTTCAGAGAGACAGTGAGATTGCCTGGGCTGTGATGGGAAGCAGCCCTTCTGGCAGGGCATTACCTTGTGCTCATCAGCATCCCTTGAGCAAGCAGGTTAGGTCAGGCAAGTCAAGGCCAACCTGCAGTGCCTCTGCTGACTTCAGTAATAGCTAATTGCTGTTCCTAAAGAGCAGGAAAGTTTTGCAAATGTAGCATTGCACAGCACAGATGGGAATTAGGTAGGCGgttctcctctcttctgctgccactgctgtgcCACCAAGGGAGCCCAGCTTGGGAGGGATGCCAAATCTAAGCCTTAATGAGTCATGGTCATGAGAAGTGTGATGCTGTTCCCTGTCAAACTAGATAAGTGGACTGTGCTGCCACAGTTGCTCACTACACAGGATGATGGCATCACATCTCCCAGAATGTTCCATTTGTTTCTACTGGAAATAGCCCTTCCCATACCTACCTTGAGTCCCAGCTCCTCTTATCCAGAACAGTCACAACACTTGGCTCTACAAGTACCTCCAGTTTACTTATCCGTGGATTCAAATGGAAGGTTTCTGTGGGCAAGTAGTGCAGCAATTGGGAAGACATCACTGGGTTGTGTGATGTACTACCAGAAGACTGCCCCAGCTCCTGACATGGTCAGTACTGGCAAGGCTGTCCTGACTTTGCTGAAGCTAATCACCTTAAAACAAGAGTGATTTGGCCCTCTGCCTAGTTTCACTGTagtaaaaagtgtttttctttccttcttcagcaTTCAATATTCTACTAAATTTTGGGATTGCTATTACCTACCCCACCTTGATTTCTCTTGGAATTGTGCTGAGTGTCCCAGTGAATGCAGGTaagaatttctgccttttgtATCTTAATGAATAAATTTAATCTGTGGCCTTTCGAATGCAGAGCAGGAATACAATCAAATAGCTTTATTAAACATGTTTTGCATCTTCTCTCAAAGACTTATGGAGATAACCTAGGTAAAAAGTGCATTCTCTATGTGTTAGATGTGTTGTATAACATTACATGAATATTCATAATCtctaaaattgctttttaaattactgtccGAAGAAGCCTGgctactgaaaaacagaaattatcCATCCAGGGCTGGGATGACAACTCATGGATGAAGCAGAAATCAATTCTTAATGATCTCTGCAGGGCAGGCTTAACACTACattgaaacaaataaaattgcttatattattttaaagcaaacacaTACTAGTAATTCTGCTTGCCTTGGTAACCAGCATTGCAGGTGCCTTTCAAGAGCTCTGGACAATTCAGTTTTGGGCATGGCCTGGTACATTTCACTGACTGTTTTCTCAAATTTAGTGAAAGCCAAGAGAATGCAGAGCCCAAGAGTGCTGGGCAGGGGAGTGCAGAGGCATCCCCAGCTCAAACCAGAGCCACCTCTCCCAAAGCCAGCTGGGTTGAACTGGTGCCATGGTGCAGCCAGAAGCTCCCAGCTTTGTGCTGACTACAGGCATGAAGAGCTGGCCACTGCTGGCTGCCCTAGCAGGTTTTGGTACCAAGTGGTGTGATCCCACAGAACATGTACGTGGCTCAGTGTCCGCAGGGTTTCTTACTCAGTGGGGCTGTCAGGGTGAGAAGCACGAAGGAGttgctgtgctggggagggaaatTCCCCTTTCCCTGCGTACCTGAACCTCAGTGGGAGCTTCTGTGCTGTCGGTGAGCAAGGAAGATGCCACTGCAGATGGTAACTGGAGCTCCAGGTGTTGTGGCTTTTGCATGCTGAGCCCATgggccagctctgcctgctctgaAGGGGGCCATACCCTGTTATCTGCTAAATCAGCAGGAAGGGTAGTGTCCCTGCCACCATTGCCTCCATGGCCATGTTCTCCTGCTGAAGCCAGCCTCCAGAGCTGGGGAGGCAAAGGGGAGGGATAGGGATACTGTCCTAATGCTTTGTCTCATGTAATAACAGCTGTTCAATGTCCCACACAGTTGTTGATCACTACACGAGTGAAATTGTCTTCAACAGTGTCCGGGTGATCGCCATTATCATTATTGGCCTGGGCTTTCTCCTGTTGCTCTTGCCAGAGGAGTGGGATGTCTGGGTAATAAAGCTCCTCACGCGTCTCAAAGTCcggaagaaggaagaaatcccCGAAGGGAATGGAGACATTGCGTCAGGACTGCCTAACAAAAGCCGGAGAACTCGTCCCTCCATGTCATCCTTTGCTCATTAAATGctctttttaagaaaactttGTGGTTAACCTTATCTATGATGATGCAAAGGtcttttcttggaaagaagcaCACCTGTCCAACATGGTGTACATACCTGTACAGTTTTGATATGATCACCATCTAAGGCATTGAATCTTGGCATGTCCAGTTTGCTTGTACTTTTTTCACACCAGACCTTTCACTTAAGTagtacactgaaaaaaaactgcAAACCAAGaacctctcttctctttttaaatgaatgtaATATATagtcaaaatatatttgcataggTTATTTTAAAGAATGATTTTCATGAAATGCAGGGCAGACATTTTGAACATTAGGTACTGAATGATGCATTGCACACtgtgatttaaaagaaacaaatgctaTGCTACATCACACCTTTATTTTTACCAGAGCTGTACTCTGAAAGttatcaaggaaaataaaagggaaactTTCTGGGATTGGAAGATGGGGGGAAGAGTGGAAGGAAGGAGGTTTGGAAATCACTCTACATAGGTGAGCGCATGTTGTGCTGCAGTTGGGAGAAAATTTAAGTGCTAAAAATGCTTGCACTAAAGCACTAGAGAGAAAGCAGTCTAGAGCCCTAATCTCCTTATTCTGCACATGACTGTAGTCCACGCTCAAAATCATGCAAGAGAAATCCAGTGCCTTCTACAGAACTCTTGTCTTTATCCACGCAGAACCAGGTCCTGCCAAGAGGCATTTGCAATGGCAGGGCTTGCAGCCCCGGGGGACCCCAAATTCCCACTGACATCAGGACGTGCACCCCATACACGCCGTGGCTTCTGTGGGAACACGTATGTTTGCGTGCAGCAGACCTGGTTCTTTTCTCACTTGCACAGGTTTTACCCCTGTGTGAAGCTTCATTTGATTAACACCAGTGTGAGGAAGGGGGAGTCTTGGTCATGTGTGGAACAAGCCAACCAAAAACAATCAAAGGGGCTGGCAGGAGCGTGGTTGCTAATGTACAGTCTGAGAGCACGGACTAAGGGGGTGAATCACCAGTTGCTTTTACTCCATAATTGTGAGTGTTAAGAGTAAAAATGTGAGATATTTACATCAAATGTAACACTTTTTATGAAACTTGTAAGCACCAGGATGTTTACTTACGCGATTTTGGTTCGCCATTAAATTTCTATCTGTGATAGATCACATGCTATGTAAAAAGTGGGGGGGAAAGGTTATAGTTTACTATTTTTGAAGTTTACATTGTTGCATACAAAATTAAAAGTGTTCTTTTGAACTGCTGCCATAGCCTAAGGGTCCCTGCTGCCACTGAGGTCCTCTTTGTCTCAGGCAGGGGTGGCATccacttcaaaacattttagCAAATCAACTCCAGATTCCATTATCTGTTTGGCAAAGCTAAataataaaagattttaaactCAGCCTCTGTCAATGCtatctgtttccttctcttgaCTGTACTTCTATTCCTGTTTTACTGTGGGTGGTATTGGGCCAAAGTGATCAGAAGGGATAGAATGCAACCCTTGCCAGTCTGTCACTGCTTGCCAGTCTGTCTTTGACAGCAAAGTCTGCTCTAGTCTTCCTGGACAAATCCCTCTGGAAGGCTGATGTCTGGCATCAGTCAGGAAACACATGTCCAGCAGAAGCAgaccaaaagaaaagctgagcttCCTTTGAAACCATGGGTGAGCAGTCATACAAACATATGCTAACAGGTATTTAGGGGCAATGGATGGGACACAAATTTGTACATCAATCATTAGGCTCTAGCCCAGGCCGTATGTCTTTTCTCCATATCTTCATAATCTCTTCATGATCAAACAGATACTAAAGACTTGCTAACAGATTATACATACAGGCAAAAGTCTGAGGCTGTGGGAAGCTGCTCAGAACCACTGTCCCATTCAGTCTTACACACCTGGATCTTTAACCTATTTCTTTGGAAAGTAGGGGAGGGTAAGGCACAGGGCAGGAGGCCAGGTACAGCTCTAATAACTGGTTGAGAGACTTGATTTCAAAGCTCTCATATTAAAGTTTACTCCACCTTTGGGACCTTATTTTGTAGCCCTTGAAATAATCCACACCCTTTCCAAGCCCCCTGCCTGAGGCAAAGCCAGAGAAGAATGTACAAATAGTCCTTCAATTTTCCTTAGTCCAAATAAGTGTCATCTTCTGTTATCTCTGCACTCCATTTCACTGTGTGTTTGATGCATTCTCACAGGTATCCAAAAGGCTCTAAATGCCAATTTAAAAACTGCAACTAATGTATGAGTATTACTAAAATGacagattaattttttaacaTTCCATAGGATTGCAGGGGAGTTTATGCACCAGAATGGATAGCAGCAGCATGAAAACCCTGTGATTTGCCTGGTGAAACTGTCATTGCTTCTGCTGGCTTATCCTTCCCGAGTACAGACAAAATATATGCAAGGGCTGTGATTTCAAACAGCACTCTATTACAAACTCTCTCCCAAGTAGGAGCTGAGCAAACTAGATTTAGCCATGTTAAGCAATTGTAAATTACACACAGACAAATTAATCAAATGAAATTACCTATGTTTCTTCAGGCAATACATTGCACCTGGCCTACATGGACTCAGAAAGCAGGCTGGGACATGGATTTCTTCAAGGAACGGGGAAAGAACAGAAGCCAGGGACAATGCAGCTGGTGTGAAGCAGGagcacagaagagctgctgatgGTACCAGGGCAGAAATGCCTTTCGGAAACATTTTCCAAGAGAAGATGCTCACCTTTCCCTTTCTACAATTCATTTGAAGAAATGGGATCTGCGTACTTACTCTGAAGTCATAAGCCATAAGGAGTTTGGCTCCATGTCCCTGATGTGTCCTACAGAAAGAACCAAGTCTTTCAAGGCCTAAATTACTCCTTGGCAAAGGCCAAGACTGAGTAGCTTCTTTCACAGTCCAGGTGTCATGCAAGCTGTCTTTGCAGAAACCGCTATCAGCAAATAGATTTTGATGGGTAAATTTAATTAGCTCAAAACTACTGAAAGAGAAGCaatgagattttcttctttagctGTCATGCTCTagggcatttaaaaaaatccctgcACCTTATCTAGAAGTCCTGAacattagaaagagaaaaaaggagctgaaagattttgtgaaagcaaaaaggaagtCAAATGAACAGATGCGCACCTGCAGcctaaaaatattcttttaagaGGAAATCACAGTTCTAAGGGCAGGAGCAATAACTCAAactaatgttttttaaaacaataagcctcacatttctattttctaCCTGTTAAAGGTCAAAGCAGACAGATTTGTAAGGACTTACAAAACATGAACTTCAGCTTGGGTTTCCTGCCCTGCTAGCTATGAGTATACATCATGGGCCAGTGAACATAGCTTTGCTATCTCCCACCAATAGGTCTCTCTGTCCCTCTGGCTTCTGAAGCTGCGAAGCTTCAAAATGACTACAGCCTAGTAAGGAGAGTAAGTTGCTTAATACCCTCCTTGTGATTTTCGGCCaattacacattttaaatgCCGTTGTGACTTGTAAACAAAACCATCTCTTTCACTGTGTGATTCTGGATTTGGTCAAAGGCATGTCACTTGCTAGCTTGGCTGCTAAGAAAATTGATATTGATCTTGGGAACAAATACTGTGTTTGAGAATGATGTTGCCTTTGTGCATGTGTAAGCAATCTCATCTGGCACAGTACACCTACGCTTCACAGACAATGTTTATAGTGACTATAAGTAATGAGTACAGCTGATGCATTAGTAAATACAATACTTGAATGCAAGAATGCAGCCGGATTTTTTAGAAAGAGTTTTAGGATGTGTTTCAGTCTCAGAGAGAATTAGAAACCTTATTGAACAGACAGATTTCCAGTCTCCCATCTAGCTTTCCTGCAAAAGGCTGAGCATCAACATTGCTGCAAAGCAAGCTTGTCTCATCCTTGGTAGGCTTAGACAATTGCTAATCAGGAGCCAATAGAAGAGTAAGAATTAGTCTTAACATCTTATCATTGACTGCTTTCCCAAAAATACtccttcttctgttttcttccttcctaaCAACTGAACAAAAACGGAATATTGGCATTAAAAAACAATGCCTACAATTAATGTGAATTTATCAGCTCAGAAGAATCCTAAACCTCCAGCTTCTGggttagtttttctttcttcttcatcatagagtcatagaatagttagggttggaaaggaccttaagatcatctagttcccaccCCCCTGTTACTCCCTGGTGGTCATAATCACCACTTGTCTAGGTAGCCTATTGATTTTCAGGCTGTGTTTCACAGAATTCTCCATTGATGTCCACGAGATCTCACAAAGACAAGGAAACCTTTTCTCAGCAGGCTTCAGATCACTAGACTGAGATTTGGAGAAGATAAAAATCGCTGTTCTGTCTATTCTTTGTCCTTCTGTGTCTATACCAGCCTGCACAGACAGCTTAGTTCTTCCTAGTCAAATCCCCTCCTGTGCTAATTGATGCATCCACACAGGCAGGTCTCCATCTCAGTGTCCCAAGCTGTATGCTTTATTTTCAATGTTCATGCCACACTGGCACTCCCTAGTGTGACAGTGAAGACACAGCACTGTTGACCCAGAAAAGACAGCATTAAGAGGAAATCAAGATAAGAGCCCCAGTTAgttgaaaaataactttataatGCACATTTTCTCAGAGATTCAGAAAACTGATTTGGTAAGGCTGCCAAACAAAAGCTacacttttccttctcctcataCACTCCTTCTTTATTCATTCAAAACCCTAAATTCTTGCTAACTCATCCAAAGATGTTAAAGCAGGTTATTGTTAAAAGGATATTCACAAAACTCAACATGACAGGTATCTATTTCTTTAATAACATCTATATCACTAACTGCTAAATAGAAACGTAATTCAAAGGCTTCAACTGTGGTCAGCAGTGCACCTAACAAATCCCGAATTTTTTCAGCCTCCCATTTTTCTAGAACATTTGCCTCTGCCCAGTATTATAAATATCCCATTTATTACTTACTGggcacatttaccaaaagcaaGAGACTAAATATAGATACTTAGAATTGGctaataaacaacaaaaaaaatccacctcCTTATGACAGCAGTTTAACCAAATGGAAATATTGCCATTAAAAATGTACTAGAGAAACCTTTTTTCTATTCATGCACTTTCTTAAAACCAGATCACTAAATTTGCATAATATCCATTACATGGAGTTATTTACAATTGTGTCCACTGAGTATTTCTTGGGCTACAGATcattaaagaataaattatttatcaCAAATCCCAGGTGTACTATTCAGACTTTGCGATTAATTATACATAATCATATTATCCACTCTGTTTCTACAATGCACTAACAAAACAACATTACATGCACCATAAATCTTGAAATCTAAAACACAACTGACATTTCCTATTATCGTGTTTTGGCCCTTTTCAATATTCATGCTTGTAAAAGCTTGCTTTGCAAAAGCTTCAGTGCAAAAGGGTTCCAAATAAGCAGTAATATAAATTTAATTCTATATTAATccttttcaacagaaaagcattaaTTGAAATTCTACTTTTGTAGTGGCTTCCACTCACCTTAACCCTCCTGTTAGATGTTAAATTACTGCATTTCTATCTTTTACCTATCACAGTCtaacaaacagaagcaaataGGCAGGGATGAGAACATAGGCTGTTATATACTGTACTGTGTACAGCAGCAgtcacattttctttgcttcaaaAAGTTTCCCTTCCAAGGGGTTGGTTAGGTATTTCAACCAATGAAATCCCCTCCGGATCTGGCTGGCTTATAAGGTACTCTGCAGAAGAAGCACAAATCCTTGATCTTCTCTGAAAATACCTTTCCTGGTAGAGAGGTAAGTGAGCCACCTGCAAGGAGAACCAGATGAGCATGCCCATAACCACCAGTGGGAATTGCTATTGCATGTtgagaaggaaaaccagctcAAGGCAGGTCGGCAGCTCCACCCGCTCCCTGACCCACCTGCCAAGAGGCCTCATGCACCCAAAGCAGCACCAGCCATCAGCATGGGAGCTGGCAGTGGTTCTGCACCCGGCAGCGTTGGGCTCTTCCCAGCTAACAAAACGCCACCCTTCCCACCAGTGCAGCGAGCGACTACGGCAACACGGGTGATCGCTTTCCAAACTGCAACACTGCCCCGCATAGCCAGGCAAATGGTGATGCATAAAATAAGGCTTCCAGTTCCTCAGCTGCAGGGACTGCCACAAGGAAACACAGCCGACTCCCAAATAAAATACCGAACATAGCGCGCTGCTGGGTGTTCCTTACCAGCACTGCGGGGGTCTTCCCCCGTGCTGCCGCTCAGCTGAGCTCACCCGGCCCGGCTGGGGTGTCTCTGGGGTGTGAAACACCCAGGGCTCTCCTTTCCCTAAGCGGGACCCCTGAAGGGCCTGGCAGGGGAAACCGAACTACTGCGACAGGATGATCTGGGGAGCCCCGGCACGGCCCCGGGGGATACCGCATCTCCGTCCCCATGACGACAAAGCACGTGACCAATCTCCCCCAGGACTGCGCCTGCGCACTAGGAGAGGCGACGCATCGCTTCCGGGGCCGTGACCTTCGGCGGGCGGGGGAGGCGGTGCTGGTTTGCGGCCTGCCCTCCGGCAGCGCTCTCAGGCAGCCGCTCCCCCGGGTGCCTTGGGGCCGGCTCGCAGCCGACCCGGTGCTGCGAGGACACACCGCCGCTTGCGTGCAGGTGGGCAGCGAGATGGCGGCGCCGACaatggaggagaggaaggcCTGCTGGGGGGCCCGGGACGAGTTCTGGCAGTGCTTGGACAACCACGGGGATGATGCCTCCAAGTGCGAGAAGCTGCGGCTGTCCTTCGAGTCGCTGTGCCCGCAGCAGTGGGTGAGCAGCCGCCGCTCCGGGCGCGACCTCGGCCTTCGCTTACCGCGTTAAGAATGGCAACTCTGGCTTCTCGCGTTGCAGAGGGCGTGCTGTCTTAACGGTTTCTCATAGAGAGCCCTGCACCCTTCAGAACATAACTTGGTTTGCACGCTTTTAGCCTTGCCGAGAAATTACAACTCTTGAGCAGAGCACTAACTAACCTGGGAGCTGTGAAAAGTAGATAGAAGCGTATGGtataaagggaaagaaaatcacaaTGTCAAACTTCCAGATAAATACAAAACTATGCAAGCATACAGGCTTATTGTTTAGTTAAATTTCAGAAAGGCGCTCAAAAGTTTGTGGAAGTGCACAGAAGTTGCTGAAGAGGAAAGGGTAGTACAGAAGGGAGGCCATAGACAGGGCTCGCACTTGCATGGGATCTTAAGACTGGCATCTGATGCCTTGTGCACACCCTTCTTCATGCAGTGTAACTTCACAGTAAACCATCGACTTCCATGTAACCCATTCATGTTGTGCCTTTGTTTCCCTAAGCTCAACCTgtacttcttttttaaatgctcttttgCTAACAGCAGTGGCTGAGGGGCTGAGTGGACTGAAGTCAGTAACAAAAACCCAAGTACATTCACAGTTGCTGTAGTGACTTAGACTTTGaatgctgcatttctgctgTATGTCATCTCTAGTGATGATGGTTTCACAAGCAGTGAAAATAGCAAAGCAATAGACTGGTTTTATCAGATGTTTATGGAAGTAATGGGGTGGTTACGGCAGGAAACTGAAGTTCactttcaaaattattaaaaaaaaatccacaaaacaaaTACTCCACTCTTAATTTCTTCATCAGAGCAAGAAGCTCCTAACTAATGTATTGAGTTAAAATCCTCCTCAAGTTTGGTCATTATTCCTTATTCTTTTTGTGATGCATAAAGCCTCTTTTTCTGCCAGTTTATTCCAAATATCTTTTTTCAAACAGGTTAAATATTTTGACAAAAGAagagactttttaaaatataaaaagaagttGGAAACAGAAGGGTATCATCCTCCAGAAGCTGCTGGGAAGTCCTAGGTactctgctttcaaaatgaaTCTAGTGAGAATAACtatggaaggaaaaagcaagagaaagtgACAGAAGCTGCTTCAGCTCAAGAACTGGTAACCCAACTGTCTCCCTGAAATGCACAGTGCTGTTCCTCTTACCAGGTCTCAGGTGTCTGCTGGGAAAAGATGGTTGTGGATAGCGTTTTCATGAGAATAAGTCAAAGAAATATGGTGCGGGGCTATTCAAAAATTAAGGTTTTGAATGGACAATTAGTCAAATTGTTTCATGGGAATAAATGATTGTTTAATAATGTAATATAATTCTGAAGAGaacaataaaactgtttttcagtaaGTTAACCAGCTTTTCCTTAAGATAAAAAGTCCATTCCGACTTCCTTGTCAAAAGGAGATGGTAGTATAATACGATTTGTATTTGTCAttgaactgtattttaaaatactttgataTATGTGGTAAAGTCAGACATCAGTTTATAAAACAGCAGCTATTAGAAGACCTAATGCATGGAGTGGCATTTAAAGTAAGTGAATTTACCTTGAAAAACATGCTGGAGGCATAAAATGCTTTAGCTGCAGTAAGTTTTGATTGAGGTTACAGGAAGGGACCTCTTTCATTTCAAGCATGGTCATCACAACTGAAGTAACTGCAGTAAATTTTTCAGTTTGGGATTCTTCACATACTATACTGATGTTCTaatagtaaaaagaaataagaaaccCACACCACATACAATATAAATAGTATTTATTTCCAATGCAACAGTTTTATTTAAGGAGGTATAGTATTAAGGCATTTAAAAGTCAGTCTGAACATTATGCAGAATAAAACATGCAAAACCGAAGAATCCCCATTCACCCTGAGTTTGTATCTTGCCTATTCAGAATTTCACGTTGTAGCACCATAGGAAGTCACCCATCTGTACTATAAGGCACAGAACTCTTTGAcagttatttttactgtttttgcTTGATGACTTGTTGCCTTGTGTACTCCCAAATCAGCAGAGCTCCGCTTACATGAACATTGAGGGATCGAATGATACCCTGCTGAGGAATTTCCACACAGACATCCAGGTGGTGAATCAGGTTTGCTGGGATTCCTTCATGTTCATTtctagtaaagaaaaaagaaagcatgggAGACCTAACTAAGCTTTgatgtcagaaaaaaattcagTTCACTGGTACAGCAACAGCTGAACACACAACATGAAGACTCCCTCTCTGCCTTTATTTTGAACCTAATGAACAGCTGTATAGGAAACAATCTGGGCATGAAGCTGCTGGCACAACAGGGAAGCTCTAACTGCCCACGTCACATTCATTGAGGTCTTGGTATGAGGGAATGTTGAGACTGATTGGAGCCTTGAACTGGAAATGTTTCCCCTCTTCAGAATGAGCACACCAGAAGCTGACTAAAGGTTATCGGTAATTAGAACAGTGGTTTTAAGTAGAAGAGAACAAAGTAATGATGAAAACTATATTCTGAAAACAAGCTACATATAAAAAGGTTTGAAAACCCAGTATTTCTGCCCGCCCTTCTGGGCTCACTTGGTGACCCCACAGTTCAGTAGCTTTCCTCTAGACTTCTTTAAGTAGCTTTCCCTTTGTCACATATGAGGCTTGCCTGCCTGTAGGAACTGattactgcttttctctgtagTTGTCCCAGCTTCTGCTTGTACTGCAGAAAATTGCTTTGTCTCGTGCCTCATCcttgatttttaaagcatctcCCAGCTATGCATGCTTCCACACCCATCTCCAGTCCTCACCAAGTTAAGCAGAGCAAATAGACAGC
This window of the Melopsittacus undulatus isolate bMelUnd1 chromosome 3, bMelUnd1.mat.Z, whole genome shotgun sequence genome carries:
- the COA6 gene encoding cytochrome c oxidase assembly factor 6 homolog, whose product is MAAPTMEERKACWGARDEFWQCLDNHGDDASKCEKLRLSFESLCPQQWVKYFDKRRDFLKYKKKLETEGYHPPEAAGKS